A window from Rhizosphaericola mali encodes these proteins:
- a CDS encoding AAA family ATPase yields the protein MENIAGASVSINKLFENISTVIKGKELQVNLLLTVLFAGGHILMEDNPGTGKTVMAKTLAKSISGSHGNSVFKRVQFTPDLLPMDLIGSNIFDEETKDFKFKKGPLFCNVLLADEINRASPKVQSALLECMAENQITVGENTYPLEQMFFTIATQNPIEMEGTYPLPTAQLDRFYMKINFGYADPDTELTIFKEYLGILNNLQTIHQVLSIDDVVTLQKQASEVFLHDSLIEAIRNIIQGTRENAHIALGASTRAGIIFIKCLKAYALVKGRDFVTENDIADITHPVLQHRLLFRSKDAKDNALSEILANELRRLSDLKPSFQKPTN from the coding sequence ATGGAAAATATAGCGGGAGCAAGCGTTTCGATCAATAAATTATTTGAAAATATCTCTACTGTTATCAAGGGTAAAGAATTGCAGGTAAATCTTTTATTGACCGTACTATTTGCAGGCGGACATATATTGATGGAAGATAATCCAGGTACTGGTAAAACGGTGATGGCGAAAACATTGGCCAAAAGTATTTCTGGTTCGCATGGCAATTCTGTATTCAAACGTGTACAATTTACCCCAGATTTACTTCCAATGGATCTGATTGGTTCCAATATTTTTGATGAAGAAACAAAGGATTTTAAATTTAAAAAAGGTCCGTTGTTTTGTAATGTACTTTTGGCGGATGAGATCAATAGAGCTTCTCCAAAAGTGCAATCAGCTTTATTGGAATGTATGGCGGAAAATCAAATTACAGTTGGTGAAAATACTTATCCACTAGAGCAAATGTTTTTCACAATCGCTACGCAAAATCCGATAGAAATGGAAGGTACTTATCCTTTGCCGACCGCTCAGTTGGACCGTTTCTATATGAAAATAAATTTTGGATACGCCGATCCAGATACGGAGTTGACGATCTTTAAAGAGTATTTGGGTATTCTTAATAATCTACAAACGATTCACCAAGTATTATCTATTGATGATGTCGTCACGCTACAAAAGCAAGCGAGCGAAGTTTTTTTGCATGATTCATTGATAGAAGCGATTCGCAATATTATTCAAGGAACGAGAGAAAATGCACATATTGCATTAGGCGCGTCTACTAGAGCGGGGATTATTTTTATAAAATGTCTCAAAGCTTATGCGTTGGTTAAAGGAAGAGACTTTGTAACGGAAAATGATATTGCAGATATTACGCATCCTGTTTTGCAACATAGACTATTGTTTAGGAGCAAAGACGCAAAAGATAACGCCTTATCCGAAATTTTGGCAAATGAATTAAGACGTCTTTCTGATCTAAAACCTTCGTTTCAAAAGCCAACAAATTAA
- a CDS encoding transglutaminase domain-containing protein yields MKLRLKNSFQKSLAQLLFIGLPTCILMFALLRQVNFALAILENNWFREGVYFLFGMAGAIFFYSYRFRFLTTALILYFLGNAVFYALNHTDLGEFSAFWLSIKFYLFGGLFFFGWFVGVGLSRWRLFTILWSIGVFVGFIIVMTQHQPIRISQFTSAFWLTLFYSVYIIFVSEYLRNLEGNVLTNRLFLRKTALFTLVLIGFIVLLGLLFKSNFETVGKDLASGQFNGKNNSSNMTKKNKDGSLSNNDKLNLSGSLNKNKNLVFVAHLNNTLPGSEAPNPLYFTSLYYNKYDTASQSFLIDSLAPSNDLFQPDPSQIPLYFSKVDSTAIRNSKATLDRKVVSTEVYKVDLAPSDFVAPSTAFMVQPIAVPKDYKDKFKSAYRAQMWVSNLNSAYFVYNPAGDMAMESFQKSRYSILRTANDYSKESSEFMHYYTAVPKGEQFDKIRQLASEIAGNDSTTMDKMLSIRDYFLQKDAAGKNLFAYSDNPGVPGIPSASKLTYFLFQNRKGYCAYFAGATLFLLRSLGVPSRIAAGFLTVDRSSKNPGWYWFYEDQAHAWVQVYFPGYGWMDFDTTIPDVNTQQAPQPDGTPPLGNLQTYFVGDGTISEISKADKSVVLQLKNFMIQDKSFDAKPEVDIRLDAKVANVSTDTGTVNFDALKKGMHITAASSDPSLKNIQATPTDEPNSLLQTIPTPTPVTEIKIVSQENKANMKNENADNDGKVHFSSWLITVFWILVVVIIVLTVTPWVIFQVLVKKAKTSTYYVHRSIQFYLNQLSIEYDSESPEKYSREIDRHFGTDLEKFSNIYQKYKYSQQPLSQEELAFSNQILNKFRKKINQQISWKTRVSKFVMISPVFDFFANK; encoded by the coding sequence ATGAAGTTAAGGCTTAAAAATAGTTTTCAAAAATCACTTGCACAGTTGTTGTTCATTGGCTTGCCGACTTGCATTCTCATGTTTGCATTGTTGCGTCAGGTTAATTTTGCATTGGCTATTTTGGAAAATAATTGGTTTAGAGAAGGTGTTTATTTCCTTTTTGGAATGGCGGGTGCGATATTTTTTTATAGTTATCGTTTTCGCTTTTTGACAACGGCGTTGATTTTATATTTCCTTGGAAATGCGGTTTTTTACGCACTGAATCATACCGATCTGGGCGAGTTTAGCGCTTTTTGGTTGAGCATAAAATTTTATCTCTTTGGTGGTTTGTTTTTTTTCGGATGGTTTGTTGGCGTTGGGTTAAGTCGTTGGCGATTATTCACGATACTTTGGAGTATTGGAGTCTTTGTAGGTTTTATTATTGTAATGACGCAACATCAACCGATCCGAATTAGTCAATTTACTTCTGCGTTTTGGTTGACACTTTTTTATAGTGTTTACATCATTTTTGTTTCCGAATATTTGCGTAATCTGGAAGGAAATGTTTTGACCAATCGTTTGTTTTTAAGAAAGACAGCGTTGTTTACTTTGGTTTTAATCGGCTTCATCGTTCTATTAGGATTATTGTTCAAGTCCAATTTTGAAACAGTTGGAAAGGATTTAGCGAGCGGTCAATTCAATGGGAAAAATAATAGTTCGAATATGACCAAAAAGAACAAAGATGGTTCCTTGAGTAATAATGACAAACTCAACCTTTCTGGTTCTTTGAATAAAAATAAAAATCTTGTTTTTGTCGCGCATTTGAATAATACTTTGCCAGGAAGTGAAGCGCCGAATCCTCTATATTTTACCTCCTTATATTACAACAAATATGATACGGCGAGCCAGTCTTTTTTAATTGATTCATTAGCGCCGTCTAATGATTTATTTCAACCAGATCCTTCGCAGATTCCGCTATATTTTTCCAAAGTTGATAGTACTGCAATTAGAAATTCCAAAGCGACATTGGATCGAAAAGTTGTCTCTACTGAAGTGTATAAAGTAGATTTAGCGCCAAGCGATTTCGTAGCTCCTTCTACCGCTTTTATGGTGCAGCCGATTGCCGTTCCCAAAGATTATAAGGATAAGTTTAAAAGTGCTTATCGTGCGCAGATGTGGGTGAGCAATTTGAATAGCGCCTATTTTGTCTACAATCCCGCAGGCGATATGGCGATGGAATCTTTCCAAAAATCGAGATATAGTATCTTACGTACGGCAAATGATTATTCAAAAGAATCCTCCGAATTTATGCACTATTATACTGCCGTTCCGAAAGGAGAGCAGTTTGATAAAATAAGGCAATTAGCTTCTGAAATCGCTGGTAATGATTCGACCACTATGGACAAAATGTTGTCGATACGTGATTATTTTTTACAAAAAGATGCCGCAGGAAAAAACTTATTTGCCTACTCTGATAATCCTGGTGTGCCGGGCATTCCCTCTGCAAGCAAATTGACTTATTTCTTATTTCAAAATCGCAAAGGATATTGCGCTTATTTTGCCGGAGCTACTTTGTTTTTACTACGTAGTTTGGGTGTTCCTAGTAGGATTGCAGCGGGTTTTCTTACGGTAGATCGCAGTAGTAAAAATCCGGGTTGGTATTGGTTTTATGAAGATCAAGCACACGCTTGGGTGCAAGTTTATTTTCCGGGTTATGGATGGATGGATTTTGATACGACGATTCCTGATGTCAATACCCAACAAGCGCCGCAGCCAGATGGAACGCCGCCTTTGGGTAATCTACAAACCTATTTTGTAGGAGATGGTACGATTAGCGAGATTTCTAAAGCGGATAAAAGTGTCGTACTACAATTGAAAAACTTTATGATTCAGGACAAATCATTCGATGCAAAACCTGAAGTGGATATTCGTTTGGATGCCAAGGTTGCCAATGTCTCAACAGATACAGGCACAGTTAATTTTGATGCACTCAAAAAAGGAATGCATATTACAGCGGCATCTTCTGATCCTAGTTTGAAAAATATTCAAGCGACACCAACGGATGAGCCCAATAGTTTATTACAAACTATTCCAACGCCAACGCCGGTAACAGAAATTAAAATTGTCTCTCAGGAAAATAAAGCCAATATGAAAAATGAAAATGCAGACAATGATGGTAAAGTGCATTTTTCTAGTTGGTTAATTACTGTTTTTTGGATTTTAGTGGTCGTAATTATTGTTTTGACAGTGACGCCTTGGGTAATTTTTCAAGTCTTGGTTAAGAAGGCAAAGACATCCACTTATTATGTTCATCGTAGCATTCAATTTTATTTGAATCAATTGTCGATTGAATATGATAGTGAAAGTCCGGAAAAATATAGTCGTGAAATTGATCGACATTTCGGAACTGATTTGGAAAAATTTTCTAATATCTATCAGAAATATAAATATAGTCAACAGCCATTGTCTCAAGAAGAATTGGCATTCTCCAATCAAATTTTGAACAAATTTAGGAAAAAAATAAATCAACAAATATCTTGGAAAACGAGAGTGAGCAAGTTTGTAATGATCTCTCCGGTTTTTGATTTTTTTGCAAATAAATAA
- a CDS encoding FUSC family protein has product MELLDPEKFEEHTGITPFQYTEYIIKCVVGVAGSFLLFLILPIYRDDIFWVIISLMLSVTHDNNSKVAFDRMKGNTIGPLVGLACWSLQNYLNKGKLISIESSTAALICILIGVVVIITICTATKLITVSRTALVGFFIVMIYEDDHHSWQGAIMRVVSVMIGCLIGLCINKTFKWGSEFIFRTPDKDPENPSQKENKDEKIY; this is encoded by the coding sequence ATGGAATTATTAGATCCAGAAAAATTTGAAGAACATACGGGCATTACACCTTTCCAATACACGGAATACATTATCAAATGTGTAGTAGGTGTGGCGGGTTCTTTTTTGTTATTTCTAATATTACCTATTTATAGAGATGATATATTTTGGGTGATTATTTCCCTAATGCTTTCTGTTACACATGACAATAATAGTAAAGTCGCTTTTGACCGTATGAAGGGAAATACGATAGGGCCTTTAGTTGGCTTGGCTTGTTGGTCTTTGCAAAATTATTTAAATAAGGGTAAACTTATTTCCATAGAATCTTCTACCGCGGCATTAATTTGTATTCTTATTGGCGTTGTAGTTATTATTACTATTTGTACCGCGACTAAATTGATTACGGTTTCTCGTACAGCGTTGGTCGGATTTTTTATAGTAATGATTTACGAAGATGATCACCATTCTTGGCAAGGGGCGATCATGCGTGTAGTTTCTGTAATGATTGGATGTTTGATAGGACTTTGCATAAATAAGACCTTTAAATGGGGTAGTGAATTTATTTTTCGCACACCAGATAAAGATCCTGAAAATCCTTCTCAGAAGGAAAATAAAGACGAAAAGATTTATTAA